From the genome of bacterium:
CCATGGGACCGATGGCGATAAGGCTGCTCAGGAATGGCGTAAGGCCCAAGACGGTCGTCACGCCGACGACGGAACCGAGGACGGCGCCGGTGAGCGCGCCGACGGAGACGTTGGCAGTGAGAGAACCTTGCTGTTTCTCGATGAGCGCATCCGTACGCACTTCACGCACCTCCCCTTCCGTACTGCGGTAGAGGAACGAGATGTCATCTGCAGGGATATTAAGTTGCTTGTAGACGGTGTCGATCGCCTTTTCAGCGTCGGCACGTTCTTCGAATACTCCGATGGTGGTCTGCTTCATAAGGCAAGTTTTAACGACTAACGTTCTCAATACAACCAAAGTCGGATGAAAGAATCGTTAAGCGAAAACGCCCCTTGCGGGGCGTTTTCTAGTTTCCTTCGCGCTTTGCCTTTGCTGCTGCGCTTTCGGTGAGATAGATCTTTCGCAGACGTACGCTCTCAGGAGTGACTTCGAGGTATTCATCCTTCTGCATGAGCTCCAATCCGCGCTCGATGGAGAGCTCGTATGCCGGGACGAGATTGATGGCATCGTCGGTACCGGACGAACGCACGTTCGTGAGGTTCTTCCCCTTCGTCGGATTCACGTACATTTCGTCGCCCTTGGAGGTATCGCCGATGACCTGGCCTTCGTACACTTCGGTTCCCGGCGTGATGAAAAGACGGCCGCGATCCTGGAGATTCCAGAGCGAGAAGCCCAAGGCTTTTCCGGTCGCCATGGAAACCATCGAGCCCTGTGCACGGCGACGGATCTCTCCCGCGAACGGACGGAAGCCGATGACGCGTGCCGCGATGATACCCTCACCCTTCGTATCGATGATGAACTGGTTGCGGTAACCGAGAAGACCACGGGTCGGACCTTCGAAGATGAGACGCACCGTCGCTTCGTGGACGAGCATGTTGGTCATCTGGAAACCACGAGTACCGAGCTTTTCGATGACGGCGCCTTGGTATTCAGACGGGATATCGACGACGACTTCTTCGAACGGCTCTTTCTTGACGCCCTCCTCTTCCTTCACGATGACCTGCGGCTGTGAGACCTGCATCTCGAAACCTTCACGGCGCATGTTCTCAAGGAGGATCGCGATATGGAGTTCGCCGCGACCAGAGACCTGGAAATTATCCGGCGACTGGAAGTCGACTTTGAGACCGACGTTGATCTCGAGCTCCTTCTCAAGGCGATCACGAAGCTGGCGCGAAGTGACGTACTTACCTTCGCGTCCGCCGAACGGAGAATTGTTGACGAGGAAGCTGAGTGTAATCGTCGGCTGATCGACGGCGATTGCCGGAAGCGTCTCGACGTTGGCATCAGTCGTGACGGTCTCGCCGATTTCGATATCAGGCACGCCCGCGATGATGCAGATGTCTCCCGGTCCGACTTCCGTCGCTTCGACACGCTTGAGGCCCGTGAACGTGAACATCTTAGTGATCTTGCCGCTGCGGGTCTCTCCTGTAGGCTTCTTTACGAAGATGCTGCCGCCGGTCTTCAAAGTACCTTCGTACACGCGGCAGACCGCGAGGCGGCCGAGGAAGTTGTCGTACGCGAGGTTGAACGGCTGTGCGCGAAGTGCGGAATCAGCAGACGCATTGGAGGCTACCGGAACCTTCTCAAGGATCATGTCGAGGAGCGGCGTGAGATCCTTGCGTTCATCATCGAGTTTGCGCATCGCGACACCTTCGCGGCCGATGGCATACATGACCGGAAACTCTGCCTGCTCATCGGATGCGCCGAGCTCCAAGAAGAGTTCCAAGACCTGATCTTCTGCGCGAGCCGGATCTGCGGCCGGCTTGTCGATCTTATTGAGGACGACGATCGGCTTGAGGCCGAGCTCGAGCGACTTCTTCAAGACGAATCGCGTCTGCGGCATCGGGCCTTCCTGCGCATCGACGACGAGAAGGACGCTGTCGATGGAGCGGAGCACGCGTTCGACCTCGGAACCGAAGTCAGCGTGGCCCGGCGTGTCAACGATGTTGATCTTGGTACCCTTGTATTCCACCGAGGCATTCTTGGCGTAGATGGTGATGCCGCGCTCCTGTTCGAGCTTATTGGAGTCCATGGAAACCCCCTCCTCCGCTGCCCCGGTCTGCTTCAGGATGGCATCGGTAAGGGTCGTCTTCCCGTGGTCGACGTGGGCGATGATGGCGATGTTGCGGATTTCCATAAAAAAGAGGGCGAGAGGCCCTTGGTTCGACAATACTAACCTAAAACCGTCAAAAATCAAACTTTTCACTTTGGCTAATCGGGTCATTTGTATACAAATGACCCGATTAGGGGTTCAGGAATCCCAGAAATTCCTGCCGGTTTTCAACGCTTCGAAATAGGTCGGGAGCGCAGAGAAGTGCGGCGTCGGGATGTTTTCGATGTCACACCACTGCCATCCTTCCATCTTCTCTGGCTCCATCACCTTCGGGTCGCCATTCTTCCAGTCGGCAATGAGCCCGATGTCGACGTAGTGCTTTGGCGCATAATCTTTCAGATTGAGGAGACGGAGGAAGCGGACGTTCTCGATCTCGATCCCGGCTTCTTCCCTGACTTCGCGTTTCGCGCATTCTTCGAACGATTCCATATACTCCATGTGTCCGCCGGGCCAGCTCCATTCGCCCGCGCCGTGCGAACTCACGCGCTTCCCCATGAGAACCTTCCCCTCCTTGAATACCATCACACCGACGCCGACTTTCGGTCGTGGATTTTCTTCCATAGGGGAAGCATACGGGAAACGGGACAAAAAGAAACGGCGGCCGCGAAGCGGCCGCCGTACATGTCATCAGAACCAACTGACGACGATCTGGTATGCAGCGCGATACATCGCAACCGCTTGATCCTCAAGCCATTGCAGGGCGTCGTGCAAGTAATACACGAAGAGCCCCAAGATGATGAACCCGATGATCAGTGCCAGAAAGCTGAGATCGCTCGGGGTCTCCGGCTTACGCGAATCCTCGTGATACATCGCGCACTCCCTAGAGCCACAGGAACGACGTCGGGGCCATGAAGAACGGCGCGGCCGCGAGCATCATGATCCCGAACGAGACCATCATGCCGATCATGCCGTAGATGAAACCCTTCGTCATCCATTCGCTGTTGTCGCCTAGCGGCGACACCGGGGGTATCTTGAACATGCCACATCCTCCTTTCAGATGTACTGCCCCTCATACCCTACTCCTCTCTCGAGAAGGGTCAACTAGTGCGCGTGACCGAACCACTCCTCGACCCATGCACGTATTCACGATTCATAGCTCGAGTATACGGCCTAGTTCCCGTACCAGCTTGTTCTCCAGATGCGCATCATTTCGATCTCACGGCTCTGGGAAGTGATGATGTTGTCAGCAAGCGTGCGCATCTCATCACGAGCTGTGCTCGATTCCAACATCGAAGCCATCATGACAGCCATCTCGTGATGCGGAATCATTTGGTCTATGAACTCACGATCGAATTGGGCGTCGGAAACGCTTCTGAGCTCGTCGTTGTCCCCGGTCATGCCATCCATGTGCATGCCGTGCTCCGTTCCCATCCCGCCTTGCGGTGGCGCCGAGCCGAACCAATCCTGATACCAAGATTTCATTTCAGCGATCTCGCGCTCCTGTGCTTCGATGATGCCATTCGCCAATGAGATTATCTCTGGACGCTTCGAGCGCTCAAGCGCGATTTCTGCCATGGCGATCGCACCCTCGTGGTGCGGGATCATCTGTACGATGAAGTGCTGGTCG
Proteins encoded in this window:
- a CDS encoding NUDIX domain-containing protein, whose amino-acid sequence is MEENPRPKVGVGVMVFKEGKVLMGKRVSSHGAGEWSWPGGHMEYMESFEECAKREVREEAGIEIENVRFLRLLNLKDYAPKHYVDIGLIADWKNGDPKVMEPEKMEGWQWCDIENIPTPHFSALPTYFEALKTGRNFWDS
- the typA gene encoding translational GTPase TypA: MEIRNIAIIAHVDHGKTTLTDAILKQTGAAEEGVSMDSNKLEQERGITIYAKNASVEYKGTKINIVDTPGHADFGSEVERVLRSIDSVLLVVDAQEGPMPQTRFVLKKSLELGLKPIVVLNKIDKPAADPARAEDQVLELFLELGASDEQAEFPVMYAIGREGVAMRKLDDERKDLTPLLDMILEKVPVASNASADSALRAQPFNLAYDNFLGRLAVCRVYEGTLKTGGSIFVKKPTGETRSGKITKMFTFTGLKRVEATEVGPGDICIIAGVPDIEIGETVTTDANVETLPAIAVDQPTITLSFLVNNSPFGGREGKYVTSRQLRDRLEKELEINVGLKVDFQSPDNFQVSGRGELHIAILLENMRREGFEMQVSQPQVIVKEEEGVKKEPFEEVVVDIPSEYQGAVIEKLGTRGFQMTNMLVHEATVRLIFEGPTRGLLGYRNQFIIDTKGEGIIAARVIGFRPFAGEIRRRAQGSMVSMATGKALGFSLWNLQDRGRLFITPGTEVYEGQVIGDTSKGDEMYVNPTKGKNLTNVRSSGTDDAINLVPAYELSIERGLELMQKDEYLEVTPESVRLRKIYLTESAAAKAKREGN
- a CDS encoding DUF305 domain-containing protein: MLVLGTGIGYTLTQSSVGRGGMHMMSGGSEMRQNIDQHFIVQMIPHHEGAIAMAEIALERSKRPEIISLANGIIEAQEREIAEMKSWYQDWFGSAPPQGGMGTEHGMHMDGMTGDNDELRSVSDAQFDREFIDQMIPHHEMAVMMASMLESSTARDEMRTLADNIITSQSREIEMMRIWRTSWYGN